A region of the Polynucleobacter sp. MWH-Braz-FAM2G genome:
GGCGGTATAGTTGAGGCAGTTAATTTTAATGCCCCTGGTCAAGTGGTAATCGCGGGTGCAAGTGATGCTGTTACTAAAGCGTGCGAGTTACTAAAGGCAGCAGGTGCTAAACGTGCATTGCCATTACCAGTATCCGCTCCATTTCACTCTTCCTTATTGCAGCCAGCCTCTGAAAAGCTCCAAGGCTATTTAGCTAATATTGAATTTAAAGCACCGACTATTCCGGTAATAAATAACGTAGATGTAGCTATCTTGAACGATCCTGTCGCGATTAAAGATGCTTTGGTGCGACAAGCAGCCAAGCCTGTGCGTTGGCAAGAGACCATTCAGGCGATGGCTCAACAAGGTATTACCCAAGTAGTGGAGTGTGGTCCGGGTAAAGTTTTGGCTGGACTCACTAAGCGTATAAATGATCAGCTTACTGGCGTACCCGTGTTTGATGAAACTAGCTTGAATGAAGTTTTGGTAAGTCTCAAATAAAAATTCAAATTAAAGAAATATAGAAATCAGCGGAAGACAATTATGAATCTCGATTTAAGTGGACAAATTGCTTTAGTAACTGGAGCATCGCGTGGCATTGGTCAAGCGATTGCAGATGAATTGGTGAAGTGTGGGGCCAAAGTGATTGGTACCGCCACTTCAGAGAGCGGCGCGAAAGCGATTGATGAACGTCTAAAGTCTTCAGGTGGTGCTGGCAAAGTATTAAACGTGACTGAGCCAAATGCGTGCGAAGAAATCATCGATTTGATTGTTAAAGAGTATGGCGGTATCAATATTCTGGTGAACAATGCTGGTATCACACGTGATAATTTGGCGATGCGTATGAAGACGGATGAGTGGACTGATGTAATCGATACGAATTTAAGTTCGGTATTTCGTTTATCTCAAGCAGTCATGCGTCCAATGATGAAGGCTCGTGGCGGTCGCATTATCAATATCACTTCTATTGTTGGACATATGGGTAACCCTGGGCAGGCTAATTATGCCGCTGCAAAAGCAGGTGTTTCAGGTATGACCCGCGCTTTAGCTCGTGAGATTGGAAGTCGTAATATCACTGTCAATTGCGTGGCGCCAGGATTTATTGATACCGACATGACGCGTGCCTTAAGCGAAGAGCAACAAAATGCACTAAAAGTGAACATTCCTTTGGCTCGTTTAGGCAGTCCTGAGGATGTAGCTCAGGCGGTGGCTTTTTTGGCCTCCCCAGCTGCTGGTTATATTACGGGTAATACCCTACACGTCAATGGCGGACTATATTTAGCCTAACGGCAAAGCAAGGATTTTGTCATTTTTAGGCGAATTTGCTAATTCGGTCTACCAAACTGATAAAATCTTTCCATCGTTTTTTACAACCCCTGGGGAAATTAATGGATAACATCGAACAACGCGTTAAGAAAATCGTCGCTGAGCAATTGGGCGTCGCAGAAGCAGATATCAAAAATGAATCTTCTTTTGTGAACGACTTGGGCGCTGACTCTCTTGACACTGTTGAGCTGGTAATGGCTTTGGAAGATGAATTCGGCATCGAAATTCCTGATGAGGAAGCTGAAAAGATCACCACAGTTCAGCTCGCGATCGACTTCGCTAAATCAAAAGCTCAGGGTTAATTCCCTAGCCTAGGTATTACTGTGTCAGCATCAAATGGCCGACGCCGGGTAGTAGTAACCGGTCTTGGCCTCATCTCGCCTGTTGGTAATTCTGTTGATGTAGCTTGGTCAAACTTGCTTGCAGGCAAGTCTGGCATTGCTACCATCACCAAGTTTGATCACACTCCACTTAGCGTTCATTTCGCTGGAGAGGTGAAAGATTTCAATGTCGAAGATTATGTCAGCGCTAAAGAGGCGCGCCATATGGATACATTTATCCATTACGGCATCGCAGCGGGTACGCAAGCGATTCGTGATAGCGGACTAGAAATTACTGAGCAAAACGCCGAGCGTGTTGGTGTGATGGTGGGCTCAGGAATTGGCGGCTTGCCAATGATTGAGGATACAAGCGCTGAGATGCTAGCGCGGGGTCCTCGTCGTATTTCCCCCTTCTTTGTTCCAGGTTCAATCATCAATATGATTTCGGGGCATCTGAGCATTTTGTTTGGGCTTAAAGGACCAAACGTTGCTGCTGTTACTGCCTGTACTACTGGATTGCATAGCATTGGTTTGGCTGCCCGTTTAATACAGTATGGTGACGCTGATGTCATGGTTGCTGGTGGCGCCGAATCTACAATCTCAGCTTTGGGCGTGGGTGGTTTTGCCTCCGCTAGAGCGCTCTCTACTCGAAACGACGATCCTGCTACGGCATCCCGCCCTTGGGATAAAGATCGAGATGGCTTTGTACTGGGCGAAGGCGCTGGTGTAGTGGTGCTTGAAGAATACGAACATGCAAAAGCACGTGGCGCAAAAATTTATTGCGAACTTCTCGGCTTTGGTATGAGCGGTGATGCGTATCACATGACTGCACCAAATATGGATGGTCCGCGTCGTTGCATGGTCAACGCAATGCGTGATGCCCAACTTAATCCGGATCAAATTCAGTATCTCAATGCGCATGGCACTTCTACACCATTAGGTGATAAGAATGAAACTGAAGCAATCAAGGCCGCTTTAGGCGATCATGCTAAGAAAGCCTTAATTAACTCTACTAAGTCAATGACTGGCCACCTTTTAGGCGGCGCGGGTGGCTTGGAATCAGTGTTTACTATTTTGGCGCTTCATAACCAGAAGTCACCACCTACGATCAATATCTTTAATCAAGACCCTGAATGCGACTTGGACTACTGCGCCAATACCGCTAGGGATGTAAAGATTGACCATGCAGTCAAAAACAATTTTGGCTTTGGGGGTACTAACGGTACCTTGATTTTTGGCAAATTGACCTAATATTCTCAATATCTTTATTGTTGGTCTTTACCAAGTAGGTCTTTAGCATTATGAAAAAGTTCTTAATTACGCTCATGGCTATCTTTAGTCTTGGGCAAGCTGCATTTATCCCAACAGCCTCTGCACAAAACCCGCGAGTAACTATTCCGGATTTTGCTGACTTGGTTGAGCGAGCTAGCCCAGCGGTGGTCAATATCCGTGTTACTGAAAAAGTGGCGGTACAACAGACTCAAGGCGGTATTCCAGGAATGCCTGAAGATCAAGCGGAATTCTTCCGTCGTTTTTTTGGCGTTCCTATCCCTGGAATTCCGAATGGTCCAAAGCAACCGCAGCCAAATTCTGGAAAACCACAAGAAGCAGATCGAGGTGTGGGCTCTGGATTCATTATTGAATCCAATGGTTTGATTTTGACAAACGCTCACGTAGTAGAAGGTGCAACCACTATCTATGTCACCCTAACCGATAAACGTGAGTTCAAGGCGAAGTTGATGGGTATGGACAAACGCACTGATGTTGCGGTTGTGAAAATTGAAGCACGTGATTTACCAAAACTTCCTTTGGGTGATTCTTCCAAGGTGCGGGTAGGAGAGTGGGTGCTTGCAATTGGCTCTCCATTTGGACTTGAGAATACGGTCACTGCAGGTATTGTGTCCGCCAAAAGTCGTGATACTGGAGACTATTTGCCCTTTATTCAAACGGACGTTGCAGTCAATCCTGGTAACTCCGGCGGCCCGCTTTTAAATACTGCTGGTCAGGTCATTGGTATTAATTCGCAAATCTTTAGTCGTTCTGGTGGCTACATGGGAATTTCATTTGCGATTCCTATAGATGAGGCGATGCGAGTGGCAGATCAATTGCGTACCAATGGAAGAATGACTCGTGGTCGTATTGGCGTAGCTTTGGGTGAAATGACTAAAGAAGTGGCTGAGAGTTTGGGTTTAGGGAAACCTCGTGGCGCTTATGTTCGTAATGTCGAGCCAGGTGGTCCTGCTGCCAATGGCGGCATCGAAGCTGGTGACGTGATTCTGAGCTTTAATGGCCGCGAAATTACTAAGTCAACAGATCTTCCAAGATTGGTTGGTGAAACAAAGCCAGGTACTTCGGCGAGTGTTCAGGTATGGCGCAAAGGGGGAACGCGCGATTTAACGGTAACCGTGGCCGATTCAGAATCCACTCAGGCAAATAATAAGAAGTCTGATGCTCCGGCGGCTAATGGCAATAGCGCCAACTCCCTTGGCGTTGCTGTTGCCGAGTTATCCGATGCCAAAAAGAAGGATCTCAATATTAAGGGCGGGGTTGAGGTAACGGGATTGGGTGATGGCCCCTTGGTTAAGGCTGGTATTCGACCTGGAGATGTCATTATTCGGGTCGCAGACGCTGATATAACAAGCGTTAAGCAGTTTGAAGCCTTGGTAAAGGGTTTGGATGCCAATAAGGCTGTTCCGGTCTTTATTAGGCGTGCAGACAGTACCTTGGTGGTCCCTGTAAGGCCAAAATAACCCAATTCTGGGGTTAAAAATGGGGTTCGGCGCCTTTGGGGCGCCACCCATTACAATCACTTCAAGACGACTTTTTGCAGCGCATCATTGTGGTGCGTTCTGACAAGGCGTTTTTTAAATGACTTATTAAGACGCTATGGATTTAATCCGCAATTTTTCTATCATCGCTCATATTGATCACGGCAAATCAACGCTTGCTGATCGCATTATTCAACTTTGTGGCGGTCTTTCTGATCGCGAAATGGAAGCGCAAGTTCTAGACTCAATGGATATTGAGCGCGAGCGTGGCATTACGATTAAGGCTCAAACTGCTGCTTTAAATTACAAAGCGAAAGACGGTAAGGTCTACAACCTCAATCTGATTGATACCCCTGGGCACGTTGACTTCTCTTATGAAGTAAGTCGTTCTTTGTCCGCTTGTGAGGGTGCTTTGTTGGTGGTCGATGCCAGCCAGGGTGTAGAAGCCCAAACGGTAGCAAACTGTTACATGGCTCTTGAGTTGGGTGTTGAAGTGGTGCCTGTGCTCAACAAAATTGATTTGCCGCAAGCCGATCCTGATCGCGCTAAAAAAGAAATTGAAGATGTGATTGGTATTGATGCATCAGATGCGGTGACTTGTTCGGCCAAAACAGGTCTAGGCGTTCAGGATGTCATTGAAGAGATGATTGCTAGGGTGCCTCCGCCAAAAGGTAATGCAGCGGAACCATTACAAGCTTTGATTATTGATTCTTGGTTTGACAACTACGTAGGTGTTGTCATGTTGATACGCGTTGTTAACGGCACCTTGAAGCCAAAAGAAAAAATTACCTTAATGGCAAATGGCTCAAGCCATTTAGTTGAGCATGTTGGTGTATTTAGTCCTAAGTCAGTTGATCGTCCAGAATTGTCTGCTGGTCAAGTGGGCTTTGTGATTGCCGGCATTAAAGAATTAAAGGCTGCCAAGGTTGGCGATACAGTGACCCATTCTTCTGGGCAACAAGGACGAGTTCCTGCTGCTGAGCCATTGCCTGGTTTTAAAGAGGTGAAGCCGCAAGTATTTGCCGGTCTTTATCCAGTAGAGGCGAGTGAATATGATCAACTGCGTGAATCACTCGAAAAACTCAAATTAAATGACGCTTCTCTCTTGTATGAGCCAGAGGTTTCTCAGGCTCTAGGATTTGGATTTCGTTGCGGGTTCTTGGGGCTACTCCATATGGAGATTGTGCAAGAACGCTTAGAGCGTCAATACGGTATGAATCTGATTACTACTGCTCCTACGGTGGTGTATCAGGTGCAACAGTCTGATGGCACGATTTTGATGGTGGATAACCCATCTAAGATGCCGGAGACTAGTAAGGTTGACACCATCATGGAGCCGATTGTGACTGTCAATCTGTACATGCCTCAAGAATACGTAGGTTCAGTCATTACCTTGTGTGTCGGGAAGCGTGGTATTCAGACGGGTATGAACTATCTCGGTCGTCAGGTACAACTCACATATGAATTGCCAATGGCAGAAATTGTTCTGGATTTCTTTGACAGGCTGAAGTCCATTTCGCGCGGTTACGCTTCAATGGATTACGAATTTAAGGAATACCGACCTGCCGATGTAGTTAAGGTAGATATTTTGATCAATGGTGATCGCGTTGACGCTTTGTCAGTCATTGTGCATAGAAGTAATAGCC
Encoded here:
- the fabG gene encoding 3-oxoacyl-ACP reductase FabG → MNLDLSGQIALVTGASRGIGQAIADELVKCGAKVIGTATSESGAKAIDERLKSSGGAGKVLNVTEPNACEEIIDLIVKEYGGINILVNNAGITRDNLAMRMKTDEWTDVIDTNLSSVFRLSQAVMRPMMKARGGRIINITSIVGHMGNPGQANYAAAKAGVSGMTRALAREIGSRNITVNCVAPGFIDTDMTRALSEEQQNALKVNIPLARLGSPEDVAQAVAFLASPAAGYITGNTLHVNGGLYLA
- the fabD gene encoding ACP S-malonyltransferase codes for the protein MTFAFVFPGQGSQSVGMLNSISQRPEVKVTLQEASDALGEDVAKLIAEGPAEALSLTTNTQPVMLTAGVAFYRSWLAAGGPVPKVMAGHSLGEYSALVSSGVISFKDAVPLVRFRAEAMQSAVPVGTGGMAAILGLDDATVIKVCAEASAASGGIVEAVNFNAPGQVVIAGASDAVTKACELLKAAGAKRALPLPVSAPFHSSLLQPASEKLQGYLANIEFKAPTIPVINNVDVAILNDPVAIKDALVRQAAKPVRWQETIQAMAQQGITQVVECGPGKVLAGLTKRINDQLTGVPVFDETSLNEVLVSLK
- the lepA gene encoding translation elongation factor 4, encoding MDLIRNFSIIAHIDHGKSTLADRIIQLCGGLSDREMEAQVLDSMDIERERGITIKAQTAALNYKAKDGKVYNLNLIDTPGHVDFSYEVSRSLSACEGALLVVDASQGVEAQTVANCYMALELGVEVVPVLNKIDLPQADPDRAKKEIEDVIGIDASDAVTCSAKTGLGVQDVIEEMIARVPPPKGNAAEPLQALIIDSWFDNYVGVVMLIRVVNGTLKPKEKITLMANGSSHLVEHVGVFSPKSVDRPELSAGQVGFVIAGIKELKAAKVGDTVTHSSGQQGRVPAAEPLPGFKEVKPQVFAGLYPVEASEYDQLRESLEKLKLNDASLLYEPEVSQALGFGFRCGFLGLLHMEIVQERLERQYGMNLITTAPTVVYQVQQSDGTILMVDNPSKMPETSKVDTIMEPIVTVNLYMPQEYVGSVITLCVGKRGIQTGMNYLGRQVQLTYELPMAEIVLDFFDRLKSISRGYASMDYEFKEYRPADVVKVDILINGDRVDALSVIVHRSNSQHRGREVVAKMRGIIPRQMFDVAIQAAIGSNIVARENVKALRKNVLAKCYGGDISRKRKLLEKQKEGKKRMKQVGNVEIPQEAFLAILQVED
- the fabF gene encoding beta-ketoacyl-ACP synthase II, with product MSASNGRRRVVVTGLGLISPVGNSVDVAWSNLLAGKSGIATITKFDHTPLSVHFAGEVKDFNVEDYVSAKEARHMDTFIHYGIAAGTQAIRDSGLEITEQNAERVGVMVGSGIGGLPMIEDTSAEMLARGPRRISPFFVPGSIINMISGHLSILFGLKGPNVAAVTACTTGLHSIGLAARLIQYGDADVMVAGGAESTISALGVGGFASARALSTRNDDPATASRPWDKDRDGFVLGEGAGVVVLEEYEHAKARGAKIYCELLGFGMSGDAYHMTAPNMDGPRRCMVNAMRDAQLNPDQIQYLNAHGTSTPLGDKNETEAIKAALGDHAKKALINSTKSMTGHLLGGAGGLESVFTILALHNQKSPPTINIFNQDPECDLDYCANTARDVKIDHAVKNNFGFGGTNGTLIFGKLT
- the acpP gene encoding acyl carrier protein, yielding MDNIEQRVKKIVAEQLGVAEADIKNESSFVNDLGADSLDTVELVMALEDEFGIEIPDEEAEKITTVQLAIDFAKSKAQG
- a CDS encoding DegQ family serine endoprotease → MKKFLITLMAIFSLGQAAFIPTASAQNPRVTIPDFADLVERASPAVVNIRVTEKVAVQQTQGGIPGMPEDQAEFFRRFFGVPIPGIPNGPKQPQPNSGKPQEADRGVGSGFIIESNGLILTNAHVVEGATTIYVTLTDKREFKAKLMGMDKRTDVAVVKIEARDLPKLPLGDSSKVRVGEWVLAIGSPFGLENTVTAGIVSAKSRDTGDYLPFIQTDVAVNPGNSGGPLLNTAGQVIGINSQIFSRSGGYMGISFAIPIDEAMRVADQLRTNGRMTRGRIGVALGEMTKEVAESLGLGKPRGAYVRNVEPGGPAANGGIEAGDVILSFNGREITKSTDLPRLVGETKPGTSASVQVWRKGGTRDLTVTVADSESTQANNKKSDAPAANGNSANSLGVAVAELSDAKKKDLNIKGGVEVTGLGDGPLVKAGIRPGDVIIRVADADITSVKQFEALVKGLDANKAVPVFIRRADSTLVVPVRPK